Proteins encoded in a region of the Streptomyces sp. PCS3-D2 genome:
- the mfd gene encoding transcription-repair coupling factor, producing the protein MSLHGLLDAVTRDAALTEAVTAAGDGNRMHVDLVGPAAARPFAIAALARQTGRTVLAVTATGREAEDLAAALRSLLPPDEVADYPSWETLPHERLSPRSDTMGRRLAVLRRLVHPSKDDPAAGPVSVIVAPIRSVLQPQVKGLAELVPVSLRQGATADLGEVTEALSAAAYARVELVEKRGEFAVRGGILDVFPPTEEHPLRVEFWGDEVEEIRYFKVADQRSLEIAEHGLWAPPCRELLLTDAVRERALALAEAHPELGELLGRIAEGIAVEGMESLAPVLVDEMELLIDVLPAGAMAVVCDPERVRTRAADLVATSQEFLMASWAATAGGGEAPIDVGAASLRGIADVRDQARELGMMWWSISPFAADGDASGGDTLTLGMHAPEAYRGDTARALADTKGWIADGWHTVYLTEGHGPAARTVEVLAGEGIAARLEPDLGALEPSLVHVACGSVDNGFVDPVLRLAVLTETDLTGQRTATKDLGRMPTRRRKTIDPLTLEAGDYIVHEQHGVGRYVEMVQRTVQGATREYLLVEYAPAKRGQPGDRLYIPTDQLEQVTKYVGGEAPTLHRLGGADWTKTKARAKKAVKEIAGDLIKLYSARMAAPGHTFGPDTPWQRELEDAFPYAETPDQLTTIAEVKEDMEKSVPMDRLICGDVGYGKTEIAVRAAFKAVQDGKQVAVLVPTTLLVQQHFGTFSERYSQFPVNVKALSRFQSETESKATLEGLKEGSVDVVIGTHRLFSQETRFKDLGLVIVDEEQRFGVEHKEQLKKLRANVDVLTMSATPIPRTLEMAVTGIREMSTITTPPEERHPVLTFVGPYEEKQIGAAIRRELLREGQCFYIHNRVESIDRAAAKLREIVPEARIATAHGQMSEQALEQVVVDFWEKKFDVLVSTTIVESGIDISNANTLIVERGDNFGLSQLHQLRGRVGRGRERGYAYFLYPPEKPLTETAHERLATIAQHTEMGAGMYVAMKDLEIRGAGNLLGGEQSGHIAGVGFDLYIRMVGEAVADYRAAVEGAAEEEPPLEVKIELPVDAHVPHDYAPGERLRLQAYRSIASAASEADIKAVREELTDRYGKLPEPVENLLLVAGLRMLARACGVGDITLQGNNIRFGPVELRESQELRLGRLYPGSVLKPATSQVLVPRPKTGRIGGKPVVGRELLAWTGEFLTTILGS; encoded by the coding sequence ATGAGCCTGCACGGACTGCTCGACGCCGTCACCCGGGACGCCGCACTCACCGAGGCGGTCACCGCGGCCGGTGACGGCAACCGCATGCACGTGGACCTCGTCGGACCGGCCGCCGCACGCCCCTTCGCGATCGCCGCGCTGGCCCGGCAGACCGGGCGGACCGTCCTGGCGGTCACCGCCACCGGGCGCGAGGCCGAGGACCTGGCCGCCGCGCTGCGCTCCCTGCTGCCGCCCGACGAGGTGGCCGACTACCCGTCCTGGGAGACGCTGCCGCACGAGCGGCTCAGCCCGCGCAGCGACACCATGGGGCGCCGGCTGGCCGTACTGCGCCGCCTGGTGCACCCCAGCAAGGACGACCCGGCCGCGGGTCCCGTGAGCGTGATCGTGGCGCCCATCCGTTCCGTGCTCCAGCCTCAGGTCAAGGGCCTGGCCGAGCTGGTCCCGGTGAGCCTGCGCCAGGGCGCGACCGCCGATCTCGGAGAGGTCACCGAGGCCCTGTCGGCGGCCGCGTACGCACGCGTCGAGCTGGTGGAGAAGCGCGGTGAGTTCGCCGTGCGCGGAGGCATCCTCGATGTCTTCCCGCCCACCGAGGAACACCCGCTGCGCGTGGAGTTCTGGGGTGACGAGGTCGAGGAGATCCGCTACTTCAAGGTCGCCGACCAGCGGTCCCTGGAGATCGCCGAGCACGGCCTGTGGGCGCCGCCCTGCCGCGAGCTGCTGCTGACGGACGCGGTGCGGGAGAGGGCCCTGGCCCTCGCCGAGGCGCACCCGGAGCTCGGCGAGCTGCTGGGCCGGATCGCCGAGGGGATCGCGGTGGAGGGCATGGAGTCCCTCGCCCCGGTCCTCGTCGACGAGATGGAGCTGCTGATCGACGTGCTGCCCGCCGGGGCGATGGCCGTCGTCTGCGACCCGGAGCGGGTACGCACCCGCGCCGCGGACCTCGTCGCGACCAGCCAGGAGTTCCTGATGGCGTCCTGGGCGGCCACCGCGGGCGGCGGCGAGGCCCCCATCGACGTCGGCGCCGCCTCGCTGCGCGGTATCGCCGACGTCCGCGACCAGGCCCGCGAGCTCGGCATGATGTGGTGGTCGATCTCCCCGTTCGCCGCCGACGGGGACGCCTCCGGCGGCGACACGCTCACGCTCGGCATGCACGCCCCGGAGGCCTACCGCGGCGACACCGCCCGCGCGCTGGCCGACACCAAGGGCTGGATCGCCGACGGCTGGCACACCGTCTACCTCACCGAGGGCCACGGCCCGGCCGCCCGCACCGTCGAGGTGCTCGCCGGCGAGGGCATCGCCGCCCGGCTGGAGCCGGATCTGGGAGCCCTGGAGCCGAGCCTGGTCCACGTGGCCTGCGGCTCGGTCGACAACGGCTTCGTCGACCCGGTCCTGCGCCTGGCCGTGCTCACCGAGACCGACCTGACCGGGCAGCGGACCGCGACGAAGGACCTCGGCCGGATGCCGACCCGCCGCCGCAAGACGATCGACCCGCTGACCCTGGAGGCCGGCGACTACATCGTCCACGAGCAACACGGCGTCGGCCGCTACGTGGAGATGGTTCAGCGCACGGTGCAGGGCGCCACCCGCGAGTACCTGCTGGTGGAGTACGCGCCGGCCAAGCGCGGGCAGCCCGGCGACCGCCTCTACATCCCCACCGACCAGCTGGAGCAGGTCACCAAGTACGTCGGCGGAGAGGCCCCGACACTGCACCGGCTCGGCGGCGCCGACTGGACCAAGACCAAGGCGCGCGCGAAGAAGGCGGTCAAGGAGATCGCCGGCGACCTCATCAAGCTCTACAGCGCCCGCATGGCGGCGCCCGGGCACACCTTCGGACCCGACACCCCCTGGCAGCGCGAGCTGGAGGACGCCTTCCCGTACGCGGAGACGCCCGACCAGCTCACCACCATCGCCGAGGTCAAGGAGGACATGGAGAAGTCGGTTCCGATGGACCGGCTGATCTGCGGCGACGTCGGCTACGGCAAGACCGAGATCGCGGTCCGGGCCGCCTTCAAGGCCGTCCAGGACGGCAAGCAGGTCGCCGTCCTGGTGCCGACCACGCTCCTCGTGCAGCAGCACTTCGGCACCTTCTCCGAGCGCTACAGCCAGTTCCCGGTCAACGTGAAGGCGCTGTCCCGCTTCCAGAGCGAGACCGAGTCGAAGGCCACCCTGGAGGGGCTCAAAGAGGGCTCCGTGGACGTGGTCATCGGCACCCACCGGCTGTTCTCTCAGGAGACGCGGTTCAAGGACCTGGGCCTGGTCATCGTCGACGAGGAGCAGCGCTTCGGCGTCGAGCACAAGGAGCAGCTGAAGAAGCTCCGTGCCAACGTCGACGTGCTGACGATGTCGGCGACGCCGATCCCGCGCACCCTGGAGATGGCGGTGACCGGCATCCGCGAGATGTCGACGATCACCACCCCGCCGGAGGAGCGCCATCCGGTGCTCACCTTCGTCGGCCCGTACGAGGAGAAGCAGATCGGCGCGGCCATCCGCCGTGAACTCCTGCGCGAGGGCCAGTGCTTCTACATCCACAACCGGGTCGAGTCCATCGACCGGGCGGCGGCCAAGCTGCGCGAGATCGTGCCCGAGGCGCGGATCGCGACGGCGCACGGCCAGATGTCGGAGCAGGCGCTGGAGCAGGTCGTCGTCGACTTCTGGGAGAAGAAGTTCGACGTCCTCGTCTCCACCACCATCGTCGAGTCCGGCATCGACATCTCCAACGCCAACACCCTCATCGTCGAGCGCGGCGACAACTTCGGCCTCTCGCAGCTGCACCAGCTGCGCGGCCGGGTCGGCCGCGGCCGCGAGCGCGGGTACGCGTACTTCCTGTACCCGCCGGAGAAGCCGCTGACGGAGACCGCGCACGAGCGGCTCGCGACGATCGCCCAGCACACCGAGATGGGCGCCGGCATGTACGTGGCGATGAAGGACCTGGAGATCCGCGGCGCGGGCAACCTGCTCGGCGGCGAGCAGTCCGGTCACATCGCGGGCGTCGGCTTCGACCTCTACATCCGCATGGTGGGCGAGGCGGTGGCCGACTACCGGGCCGCCGTCGAGGGCGCGGCGGAGGAGGAGCCGCCGCTGGAGGTCAAGATCGAGCTGCCGGTCGACGCGCACGTCCCGCACGACTACGCGCCGGGCGAGCGGCTGCGTCTCCAGGCCTACCGGTCCATCGCCTCGGCCGCCTCCGAGGCCGACATCAAGGCCGTGCGCGAGGAACTCACCGACCGCTACGGCAAGCTCCCGGAGCCGGTGGAGAACCTCCTGTTGGTGGCCGGGCTGCGGATGCTGGCCCGGGCCTGCGGGGTCGGCGACATCACTCTCCAGGGCAACAACATCCGCTTCGGCCCGGTCGAGTTGCGCGAGTCGCAGGAGCTGCGCCTGGGGCGCCTGTACCCGGGATCGGTACTCAAGCCCGCCACCTCGCAGGTGCTGGTTCCCCGCCCCAAGACGGGCAGGATCGGCGGCAAGCCGGTGGTCGGCCGGGAACTGCTCGCCTGGACCGGCGAGTTCCTCACCACCATCCTCGGCTCGTAG
- a CDS encoding serine/threonine-protein kinase, with amino-acid sequence MGQVWTAYDRRLDRRVAVKLLRPDKVAGPGTVAEELRRRFVRECRVTAQVDHPGLVTVHDAGSDGDELFLVMGYVEGSDLADHLAAHSPYPWQWAVAVVAQLCSVLSAVHAVPIVHRDLKPRNVMVRPDGTVLVLDLGVASVMDTDTTRLTSTGTPIGSPAYMAPEQAMSGAVGPYTDLYALGVLLYELLSGNVPFAGSTALGVLHRHLYEAPVPVRPQRPEVPQELEALLMRLLAKDPQDRPSSAQEVYEALAPLLPIRDGRGAAGPLDPTRPFVRPQAPWPDRAAVVPPRPTAPPVSPPVSPPTGTPVPSASVYAPTPTPTSTPAPVPVPRKPDIPGAVDQARTLLDQGLLTQAVDILGGILPAAAAEHGEHSPVVRSLRKQYAATLMDDGQYRRALPELRRLAEEFPAGDLQSLRFRYDAAQCLEQLGEPAAALAEYRALLPYFENRYANPDQTLPLEIRRRIAHLLLSLGDRPAAHDTLARLLFDAERLHGPAHPFPSEIRRTLQWLSQVR; translated from the coding sequence ATGGGCCAGGTGTGGACGGCCTACGACCGGCGCCTGGACCGGCGGGTCGCCGTCAAGCTGCTGCGCCCCGACAAGGTCGCCGGCCCGGGCACGGTCGCCGAGGAGCTGCGCCGCCGCTTCGTGCGCGAGTGCCGGGTCACGGCTCAGGTGGACCACCCGGGCCTGGTCACCGTCCACGACGCGGGCAGTGACGGCGACGAGCTGTTCCTCGTCATGGGCTACGTCGAGGGCTCCGACCTCGCCGACCACCTCGCCGCCCACAGCCCGTACCCGTGGCAGTGGGCGGTCGCGGTCGTCGCACAGCTGTGCTCGGTCCTGTCGGCCGTGCACGCCGTGCCGATCGTCCACCGCGACCTGAAGCCGCGCAACGTGATGGTCCGCCCGGACGGCACCGTCCTGGTCCTCGACCTCGGCGTGGCCTCCGTCATGGACACCGACACCACCCGCCTCACCAGTACCGGCACCCCCATCGGCAGTCCCGCGTACATGGCACCCGAGCAGGCGATGAGCGGTGCGGTGGGCCCTTACACCGACCTGTACGCGCTCGGCGTCCTCCTCTACGAACTCCTCAGCGGAAACGTCCCCTTCGCCGGGTCCACCGCCCTGGGCGTGCTGCACCGACACCTGTACGAGGCCCCGGTGCCGGTCCGCCCGCAGCGCCCGGAGGTCCCGCAGGAGCTGGAGGCGCTCCTGATGCGTCTGCTCGCCAAGGACCCGCAGGACCGGCCGTCCTCGGCGCAGGAGGTCTACGAGGCACTCGCGCCGCTGCTCCCGATACGCGACGGCCGCGGCGCGGCCGGCCCGCTCGACCCGACCCGGCCGTTCGTACGGCCGCAGGCACCCTGGCCGGACCGGGCCGCGGTGGTCCCGCCGCGGCCGACCGCCCCGCCGGTGTCCCCGCCGGTGTCCCCGCCGACGGGAACGCCCGTGCCGTCCGCGTCCGTGTACGCCCCGACGCCGACGCCGACGAGCACTCCCGCGCCGGTACCGGTTCCGCGGAAGCCCGACATCCCGGGCGCGGTGGACCAGGCCCGCACGCTCCTGGACCAGGGACTGCTCACACAGGCCGTCGACATCCTCGGCGGCATCCTCCCGGCGGCCGCCGCCGAGCACGGCGAGCACTCACCGGTCGTCCGCTCCCTGCGCAAGCAGTACGCGGCCACCCTGATGGACGACGGGCAATACCGCCGCGCCCTGCCCGAACTGCGGCGTCTCGCAGAGGAGTTCCCGGCCGGCGACCTCCAGTCGCTGCGGTTCCGCTACGACGCGGCCCAGTGCCTGGAGCAGCTCGGGGAGCCGGCCGCCGCCCTGGCGGAGTACCGCGCGCTGCTCCCGTACTTCGAGAACCGCTACGCCAACCCGGACCAGACCCTGCCGCTGGAGATCCGCCGCCGGATCGCGCACCTGCTGCTCTCCCTCGGCGACCGCCCGGCGGCCCACGACACCCTGGCCCGGCTGCTGTTCGACGCGGAACGCCTGCACGGACCGGCCCACCCCTTCCCGTCGGAGATACGCCGCACCCTCCAGTGGCTCAGCCAGGTCCGCTGA